In Bradyrhizobium guangdongense, the sequence TCCCCTATACGCCGGTCGCCAATCCGCGCTGGATGATTCCGAACTGGTCGTTTGGCGTGCGCGAGGAGGATGTCCAGGCGCAGGTCGACAAGGCTCGCAAGAGCGGCGCGCAGCTCGTCGTGCTGCTCTCGCACAATGGCTTCGACGTCGATCGCAAGCTCGCAAACCGGGTCAAGGGCATCGATGTCATCCTGACCGGTCACACCCATGACGCGCTGCCGGAGGCGGTCAAGGTCGGTAAGACCCTGCTGATCGCATCGGGCTCGTCCGGCAAGTTCGTCTCGCGGCTCGATCTCGACGTCCGCGACGGCGAGGTCAAGGCTTTCCGGTACAAGCTCATCCCGCTGTTTTCCGACGTGATCACGGCGGATGCGGAGATGGCGGCCAAGATCGCCGAGGTGCGCAAGCCCTTCGCGTCGGAGCTGTCAAAGGTGCTCGGCAAGACGGAGTCGCTGCTGTACCGGCGCGGCAATTTCAACGGCACGTTCGATGATCTGATCTGCCAGGCGCTGATGCAGGAGCGTGATGCCGAGATCGCGCTGTCGCCGGGCTTCCGCTGGGGCACCAGCGTGCTGCCGGGGCAGGACATCACCTTCGAGGACGTCACCAACGCAACCGCGATCACCTATCCCGCAGTCTACCGCATGGGCATGACGGGTGCGCGATTAAAGGAGATCGTCGAGGACGTCGCCGACAATCTCTTCAACGTCGATCCCTATTATCAGCAGGGCGGCGACATGGTGCGGATCGGCGGCCTGTCCTATGCGATCGATGTCACGAAGCCGCAAGGCAGCCGCATCTCGGACATGCAGATGCTCAAGACCGGCGCGCCGATCGACCCCGCCAGGGAATATCAGGTCGCCGGCTGGGCCAGCGTCAACGAAGGAACGGAAGGGCCGCCAATCTGGGAGGTCGTCGGCAATTATCTGACCCGACAGAAGGTGGTTCGCCTCGAACCCAACAGAGCCGTCAAAGTCACCGGAGCGTAAGAAGCGATGTCGAAGATGGACAGTCCCCGGCAATCCCGTCGCAACTTCCTGGCCGCTGGGGCCGGTGTTGCCGCATCGGTGCTCGCCAAGCCCGCTCTTGCCGGCGCCGGCAATCCGGCCAACCAGCCCCCCAATGTCCCCGAATGGACCAAGGCACTCGGCGAAGGCGTCGCTGTACGCCCCTATGGCAAGCCCTCGAAGTTCGAGAAGGACGTCGTCCGGCGCGACGTCGAATGGCTGACCGCCTCGCGCGAATCCTCGGTGAGCTTCACCCCGCTGCATGAGCTCGAAGGCATCATCACCCCGAACGGGCTCTGCTTCGAGCGGCACCACGGCGGGATCGCCGAGATCGATCCGGCCGATCATCGCCTGATGATCCACGGGATGGTCGAGCGTCCGCTGATTTTGACGCTGGAGGAGCTGAAGCGCTATCCGCGCGTCAACCGCATCCACTTCATGGAGTGCGCGGCGAATTCGGGCATGGAGTGGCGCGGCGCGCAGCTCAATGGCTGCCAGTTCACCCACGGCATGATCCACTGCGTGCAGTACACCGGCGTGTCGCTGCGCACGCTGCTGGAAGAGGCCGGCGTCAAGACCAACGGCAAGTGGCTGCTGGTCGAGGGCGCCGATGCGGCGGCGATGGATCGCAGCCTGCCGATCGAGAAGGCGCTCGACGACTGCATCATCGCCTACAAAATGAATGGCGAGGCGCTCTATCCCGAGCAGGGCTACCCGATGCGGCTCGTGGTGCCGGGCTGGCAGGGCAATCTCTGGGTCAAGTGGCTGCGCCGCATCAAGGTCGGCGACCAACCCTGGCATACCCGCGAGGAGACGTCGAAATATACGGACCTGCTGCCGAACGGCAAGGCACGCCGGTTCACCTGGTCGATGGACGCCAAGTCGGTGATCACGAACCCCAGCCCGCAGGCGCCGATCAAGCACGGCAAGGGCTTCACCATCGTGTCGGGTCTCGCCTGGAGCGGCAACGGCAAGGTGAAGCGCGTCGACGTGTCGCTCGACGGCGGCCGCAACTGGTGGCCGGCGCGGATCGATGGTCCCGTGCTCGACAAGGCGCTGACGCGCTTCTACTACGAGTTCGACTGGAACGGCGAGCCGCTGCTGCTGCAATCGCGTGTGCAGGACGAAACCGGATACGTGCAGCCGAGCAAGGCCGAGCTGCGCAAGATTCGCGGCGTCAACTCCATCTATCACAACAATGGCATCCAGACCTGGCACGTGCAGGCCAATGGTGAGGTCGAGAATGTCGAAGTCGCTTAAGTTCATTGCAGCTGCGCTGCTCGCTTGCGGGCTGAGCGCGCCGGCGCTCGCGCAACAGAAGGCGGACGCCAAGGGCGGGCCGCGCTACAACATCGGGCGCGCACCGACCGCGGACGAGATCCGCGGCTGGGATATCGACGTGCGGCCCGACGGCCAGGGCCTGCCGGAGGGCAAGGGCACAGTTGCGCAGGGCGAAAAACTGTTCATGGACAATTGCTCGACCTGCCATGGCGAGTTCGGCGAGGGCAACGGCCGCTGGCCGGTGCTGGCCGGCGGCAAGGGCTCGCTGACCTCAGACAATCCGGTCAAGACGGTGGGCTCGTACTGGCCCTATGCGTCCACCGTGTTCGACTACGTCCGTCACGCCATGCCCTACGGCAATGCGGAGTCGTTTTCCGTCAACGAATACTACGCGCTGGTCGCCTACGTCTTGTACCTGAACGACGTCGTCGCCGACCAGAATTTCGAGTTGACCAACAAGAACCTTGCCACGATCAAGATGCCGAACGAGCAAGGCTTTGTGATGGACGACCGCGCCACCAGCGAGAAGTCCTTCTGGCAGAAGGACCCTTGCATGAAGGATTGCGTCGCGCCGGTGAAGATCACCGGGCGCGCCGCCGTTATCGACGTGACGCCTGAAGACGGCAAGGATGGGAAGCCGAGAGGCGTGGAGTGAGGACCGAAGCAAGCCGCCGTACGGCACTATGCGCGGCGTTTGCCGCCGGCTTGCTCATCGCAACCTTTCCGGCTTCGTCCCGGGCGGCCGAGCCGCACCGGCTCGCGCTGCAGATCAGCGACGACGACCTGGTCAAGATGCGCGCGGTCCTCGATGTTGCGGCCAACGTCTCGCGGCACTATTCGGGGCAGGGCGAGGACGTCGAGATCGTGGTCGTCGCTTTCAATGGCGGCCTCGACATGCTCCTCGATGACCGCTCGCCGGTGAAGGAGCGCCTGTTGAATTTTCTGAAATCGATGCCCAATGTGAGTTTCGTCGCCTGCGGCAACACGCTGGAGACACTGGCGGCGAAGGAGGGCACGCGACCGCCGCTGATCGAGGGCATCAGCGTCACCCAGGTCGGGGTTGCCGCGCTGATGAATCTGGCGGAAAAGAACTGGACGATCGTCCGTCCCTGAGGAGGGGGCCCGCCGATGCGATGGTTGATGGGAATGGCTGTGTTGCTCGCGCTGGCGGTGCCTGCCGGCGCCACCGAGCAGGAGCTCGAACTGTCGATCGACGGCCGGACGGCACTCGCGACGCTGCGCACGCCAGCGTCGATGGGACCCGACACGCCGCTCATCGTGATGACCCACGGCACGCTCGCCCACAAGGACATGGAAGTCATCCAGGGCGTTGCCAAGGCGCTGGAACAGCGCGGCATCGCCTCGCTCGCCCATACGCTGTCGCTTGGGCTCGACCGGCGCAAGGGAATGTATGACTGCGCCGTGCGGCACGACTACGTCGCTGCCGAGGCGGATGCGGAGATCGCTGCCTGGGTGAACAGGGCCAAGGGGATGTCGCGGCTCGTCTTCACGTTCGGCCATTCTCGCGGCGGCAACCAGGTTGCGCGCTATCTCGCGGCGGGCGAAGCCCCGTCGGTGGTTGGCGCGGTGCTCTTGGCACCGGTCACCGCAAAGGCGGAGGGCGATTTGCGCGCCTCCTATGCGCGGACTTATGGTAAGCCGCTCGAGCCGTTGCTGGAGCAGGCAACGAAGGCCGTCGCAGCGGGCCGCGGCGGAGAATGGATGGACGTGCCCGGCTTCATCTATTGCCGCAACGCCGTGGTGACCGCGCGCGCCTTCACGTCCTTCTATGCCGCCGATCCCAGCCAGGACACCGCAGCGCTGGTGTCGCGCATGAAGCTGCCGGTGCTGGTGCTCGCCGCCACAAAGGATACGGTCGTTCCCGATGTGATTGCGTCCTTCGCTCCGCTTGCCGATTCGAGCGGCGGCCGGGTACAACTCGACAAGATCGACGGTGCCGATCATTTCTTCCGCGACCTCTTCGCGGAAGACGTCGCCGATCGCATCGCTGAATTCATCAAGCAGACACGATAGGAGGGACCATGCAGCGCCGATCCATGCTTCGCGCCAGCCTTGCCGGACTATTTGGCGCTCTTGGCATGCGCGAGGCGTCTGCAGCGACGGAAACGCCCGCGCGGCAGCGCGTCGTCTACCACCTCGCCGACGCCGACCGTGTCGTCTTCGTTCTGGGTAACCTCCAGAATCATGTCGACGGCGTCGGTGGACCGGGCAAGGCCGACATCAGGCTCGTCGTGCATGGGCCGGCGCTGCGCGCCTTTCACGCGCTCGCCGCCGAGGATCACACCGTTGCGATGATGACAAAGCTCGTCGATGCCGGCGTCGGATTTGATGCCTGCGCCAACACGATGAAGGCGCAGGGCGTCAAGCTCGACGACCTCACGCCCGGCTTCGTGGTGGCCGAGAAGGGCGGCGTGGTGCGGCTCGCCGAGCTGCAGCAGCAGGGATATGCCTATCTCCGCCCCTGACGCCGTCCGAGAGTTGATTTGGCTCATAGGGCGCCGCCGTGGTGGGCGGTAGACTGGCAGACCTTTAGGGACTACCGAGGCGGCCGTGCTGACGACACTCATCGATTTCGTGGGGGAAGACCTGTCGTCATGGCTGGGCGGCCTCCTGGTCGGCGGCCTGTTCGGATTCTTCGCCCAGCGCAGCCGCTTCTGCCTGCGCGCCGCTGCCGTCGAATTCTCCCGCGGTGAGGGCGGACCGCGCCTGGCGGTCTGGCTCCTGACTTTTGCCGCGGCGCTCGTGGGCACACAGGCGCTGGTTGCGGTCGGTTGGCTCGACGTGTCCGAGGCGCGCCAGCTCGCGCAGCAGGGCAGCATCTCGGGCGCGCTGGTCGGCGGCGTGATGTTCGGCTGCGGCATGATCCTCGCTCGCGGCTGCGCCAGCCGGCTGCTCGTGCTCTCGGCCAACGGCAATCTCAGGGCGCTCCTGTCGGGTCTGGTGTTCGCGGTCACTGCGCAGGCTTCGTATCGCGGCCTGTTGTCACCGGCGCGCGAGTGGGTGACCAATCTCTGGTTGGTCGATGGCGGCCCGTCGCGCGATATCATGGCGGTGTTCGGCGGTGGCACGCTCGAGAAGCTCGCCTTTGGCGGACTATGGCTGTTCGCGGGGCTCGTCTTCGCTTTTCGCAGTCAGTTGCGGCGCCGGCTGATCCTCGCCGCGCTGGCCACTGGCCTGGCCGTCGTCGCCGGCTGGTTCTTCACCTATCAACTCGCGCAGGCTTCCTTCGCCCCGGTGCCGCTGAAGAGTCTCACCTTCAGCGGCCCGTCGGCCGAATTGCTGATGCTGGTCCTGAACAGCTCGCAACTCCGGCTCGGCTTCGATCTCGGCATCATTCCCGGCGTGTTCCTCGGCTCGTTCGTTGCCGCGACAAGCGCGCATGAGCTGAAACTGGAAGGATTTTCGGACGGGCTGGGCATGCGCCGCTATCTGCTCGGCGCGGTGCTGATGGGATTTGGCGCCATGCTTGCGGGCGGCTGCGCGGTCGGCGCGGGGGTGACCGGTGCCTCGGTGTTCGCGCTGACCGCCTGGATCGTGCTCGGCGGGATGTGGTTGGGGGCGGGCCTCACCGATCTGCTCGTCGACCGCGGCGGCATGCCGCAGCCGCAGCAGGCGAGTCCGACCGCCTCGAGTGCTGACGCCGTACTTTAGAATTTACTAAATTACAATTTTTGAATATGATTTTCGTTGCCGGTCGATCGTGCCGTGAGAGCGCGGCGCGGGCCGCTGTCGGGGAAAACGCACATGACCACCATGACGGAAAGCTATGTTCGCGAAGCTCCGCGTACCGCGCGGATCGACTGGTCGCCCTATCTCGTCGGCGCCGGTATCGGACTTCTGAGCTGGATCGCTTTTGCGGTGTTCGGCGATCCGCTGGGCGTTACCACCGCCTATTCGCGCATCGCTTCACTGTTCGCAGCCCCGGTCATTGGCCCGGAGGCGGTTGCCCAGAACTCCTACTGGAAGAGCATGCCGCTGAAGTGGGACTACGGCGTCTGGTTCCTCGTAGGCCTTCCCGCAGGGGCGTTCATTGCCGCGGTGATGTCGGGCACGTGGCGGCTGGAGCTCGTGCCGGAGGTCTGGAAGGAGCGGTTCGGACCATCGATCGCCAAGCGCTTTGTCGGCGCATTCCTCGGTGGCGCCGTGATCATGTACGGCGCACGCCTCGCCGGCGGCTGCACCAGCGGACACGGCATCTCCGGCGGGTTGCAGCTCGCGGTGTCGAGCTGGCTGTTCCTCGCAGTGATGTTCGCCACCGGGCTCGGTATTTCCGCGCTCATGTTCCGCAAGCGCTGAGAGGAGAAACAGAGATGACCGCTATGATGACGATCCTCGGCCCGCTCGTGATGGGCGCAGCCTTCGGCTTCCTGCTGCAGCGTGGCAAGGTGACGAGCTGCAACGTGATCGAGAATCAGTTTCGTCTGCGCGACTTCACCGTGCTGAAGGTGATGGGCACCGCGATCGTGGTCGGCGGCATCGGCGTGCTGCTGCTCGTCGATACCGGCAACACGAAGTACTACGTCAAGGATGCCAATTTGCTGGCGGTCGCGCTTGGTGCCGCGCTGTTCGGCGTCGGCATGGTGGTCTACGGCTACTGTCCGGGAACGGCGCTTGGTGCCATCGCAACCGGCAGTGTCCATGCCCTGGTCGGTGCGCTCGGTATGATCGCCGGCGCAATCCTCTATGCGCTGAGCTTCGACTGGTTGAAGGCCCACGTGCTCAATGTCTGGGCATTGGGCAAGGTTCGCCTTCCGGACGTGACGAACATCCCCGATATCGCCTGGTTCGCCGCGCTGGCAGTCGGCGCTGCGCTGTTCTTCTGGTGGGTCGAGTCCAGGGAAGCAGCAGACGCGCAGCTAGTTAGCTGAACGACGCCTCCCGCTCAGCGGGCGGAAGGCTATCGTTTGCGAGGTCCGCAGAACAGCCGGTGCAGGGTCGAAACCAGCTCTTCGACCCGACGGTCGGCGATGCGGTACCACACCGTTTGACTGTCGCGCCGGGCGGCGACGATACCCTCCGCCTTCAGTTTGGCGAGGTGTTGCGACAGTGCCGAGGCGGATAGGCCCACCTCCTCGGCGAGCGCCCCGGCATTTGCTTCGCCATATTCGACCAGCTTGCAGACGATGAGCAGGCGATGTTCGTTGGCGAACATGCGCATCAATGCGGCCACATCTCTGGCTTGTCGTTCCAGCGCGCGGGTGTTTGGTCTGCCCATGACGGCGTTCAACAGCACCCGCGTTGCGGTGTCAACGTGCCCACGCCGACCAGAAGGGCGAGGCGCGTGAGCGGCACGCCGGGTTGAATTTGGGTGGTCTGCGAGGTATCCCGGTGGCCGGAAACATATTTTCCTAGCTCAAAATCAGGCCGTAAGATTGCAAACCTTGCCGTATCGCTTTTCCGTGGCTCCGATGATGGATTGGACCGACCGGCATTGCCGGGTGTTCCACCGCCATCTGTCACGGCGGGCGCTGCTCTACACGGAAATGTTGACCACAGGGGCCATCATTCATGGCGACCGGGAGCGTCTGCTTGGGTTCGACGCGATCGAGCATCCGGTCGCGCTTCAGCTTGGCGGGTCGGATCCCG encodes:
- the soxB gene encoding thiosulfohydrolase SoxB, with the protein product MISRREFIQVAAATAALSAGVGSGLARAVAQQRLTEKELLAFEPLGNVTLVHVTDIHGQLMPLYFREPSTNLGVGEAKGLPPHVTGKEFLARFGIAPGSSAAYALTSEDFEALAKSYGRIGGLDRAATVIKAIRAERGDKVALLDGGDTWQGSWSSLKTRGQDMIDCMALLKPDAMTGHWEFTYGTERVKQAIEGLGFPFLGLNIRDAEWNEAAFDASTMIERGGVKIAVLGQAFPYTPVANPRWMIPNWSFGVREEDVQAQVDKARKSGAQLVVLLSHNGFDVDRKLANRVKGIDVILTGHTHDALPEAVKVGKTLLIASGSSGKFVSRLDLDVRDGEVKAFRYKLIPLFSDVITADAEMAAKIAEVRKPFASELSKVLGKTESLLYRRGNFNGTFDDLICQALMQERDAEIALSPGFRWGTSVLPGQDITFEDVTNATAITYPAVYRMGMTGARLKEIVEDVADNLFNVDPYYQQGGDMVRIGGLSYAIDVTKPQGSRISDMQMLKTGAPIDPAREYQVAGWASVNEGTEGPPIWEVVGNYLTRQKVVRLEPNRAVKVTGA
- the soxC gene encoding sulfite dehydrogenase: MSKMDSPRQSRRNFLAAGAGVAASVLAKPALAGAGNPANQPPNVPEWTKALGEGVAVRPYGKPSKFEKDVVRRDVEWLTASRESSVSFTPLHELEGIITPNGLCFERHHGGIAEIDPADHRLMIHGMVERPLILTLEELKRYPRVNRIHFMECAANSGMEWRGAQLNGCQFTHGMIHCVQYTGVSLRTLLEEAGVKTNGKWLLVEGADAAAMDRSLPIEKALDDCIIAYKMNGEALYPEQGYPMRLVVPGWQGNLWVKWLRRIKVGDQPWHTREETSKYTDLLPNGKARRFTWSMDAKSVITNPSPQAPIKHGKGFTIVSGLAWSGNGKVKRVDVSLDGGRNWWPARIDGPVLDKALTRFYYEFDWNGEPLLLQSRVQDETGYVQPSKAELRKIRGVNSIYHNNGIQTWHVQANGEVENVEVA
- a CDS encoding c-type cytochrome gives rise to the protein MSKSLKFIAAALLACGLSAPALAQQKADAKGGPRYNIGRAPTADEIRGWDIDVRPDGQGLPEGKGTVAQGEKLFMDNCSTCHGEFGEGNGRWPVLAGGKGSLTSDNPVKTVGSYWPYASTVFDYVRHAMPYGNAESFSVNEYYALVAYVLYLNDVVADQNFELTNKNLATIKMPNEQGFVMDDRATSEKSFWQKDPCMKDCVAPVKITGRAAVIDVTPEDGKDGKPRGVE
- a CDS encoding alpha/beta hydrolase, coding for MRWLMGMAVLLALAVPAGATEQELELSIDGRTALATLRTPASMGPDTPLIVMTHGTLAHKDMEVIQGVAKALEQRGIASLAHTLSLGLDRRKGMYDCAVRHDYVAAEADAEIAAWVNRAKGMSRLVFTFGHSRGGNQVARYLAAGEAPSVVGAVLLAPVTAKAEGDLRASYARTYGKPLEPLLEQATKAVAAGRGGEWMDVPGFIYCRNAVVTARAFTSFYAADPSQDTAALVSRMKLPVLVLAATKDTVVPDVIASFAPLADSSGGRVQLDKIDGADHFFRDLFAEDVADRIAEFIKQTR
- a CDS encoding DsrE family protein, which gives rise to MQRRSMLRASLAGLFGALGMREASAATETPARQRVVYHLADADRVVFVLGNLQNHVDGVGGPGKADIRLVVHGPALRAFHALAAEDHTVAMMTKLVDAGVGFDACANTMKAQGVKLDDLTPGFVVAEKGGVVRLAELQQQGYAYLRP
- a CDS encoding YeeE/YedE family protein, translating into MLTTLIDFVGEDLSSWLGGLLVGGLFGFFAQRSRFCLRAAAVEFSRGEGGPRLAVWLLTFAAALVGTQALVAVGWLDVSEARQLAQQGSISGALVGGVMFGCGMILARGCASRLLVLSANGNLRALLSGLVFAVTAQASYRGLLSPAREWVTNLWLVDGGPSRDIMAVFGGGTLEKLAFGGLWLFAGLVFAFRSQLRRRLILAALATGLAVVAGWFFTYQLAQASFAPVPLKSLTFSGPSAELLMLVLNSSQLRLGFDLGIIPGVFLGSFVAATSAHELKLEGFSDGLGMRRYLLGAVLMGFGAMLAGGCAVGAGVTGASVFALTAWIVLGGMWLGAGLTDLLVDRGGMPQPQQASPTASSADAVL
- a CDS encoding YeeE/YedE thiosulfate transporter family protein, translating into MTTMTESYVREAPRTARIDWSPYLVGAGIGLLSWIAFAVFGDPLGVTTAYSRIASLFAAPVIGPEAVAQNSYWKSMPLKWDYGVWFLVGLPAGAFIAAVMSGTWRLELVPEVWKERFGPSIAKRFVGAFLGGAVIMYGARLAGGCTSGHGISGGLQLAVSSWLFLAVMFATGLGISALMFRKR
- a CDS encoding YeeE/YedE thiosulfate transporter family protein, coding for MTAMMTILGPLVMGAAFGFLLQRGKVTSCNVIENQFRLRDFTVLKVMGTAIVVGGIGVLLLVDTGNTKYYVKDANLLAVALGAALFGVGMVVYGYCPGTALGAIATGSVHALVGALGMIAGAILYALSFDWLKAHVLNVWALGKVRLPDVTNIPDIAWFAALAVGAALFFWWVESREAADAQLVS
- a CDS encoding ArsR/SmtB family transcription factor — its product is MGRPNTRALERQARDVAALMRMFANEHRLLIVCKLVEYGEANAGALAEEVGLSASALSQHLAKLKAEGIVAARRDSQTVWYRIADRRVEELVSTLHRLFCGPRKR